In Nostoc sp. UHCC 0926, a single genomic region encodes these proteins:
- a CDS encoding AAA-like domain-containing protein has protein sequence MTIDEAVLLLKASQATGLTTLQEIVLRSSWEGKTYTNIASEAHYGEERVRKVAAHLWQVLSDFCKEPINQSNFRQTLENHHLSKAHQQLVKEFNKAATAISLEFPSGPVSLNSRFYIPRLPIEELAYAEMAEPGSVVCIKAPKKMGKSSLILRLLARANNQGFRTVTLNFQQADKAVFASLDKFLRWFCANVSRELQLEPKLNDYWDEDMGSKVSCSIYFQQYLLSALESPLVLVLNDLDWVFEYQEIAGELPSLIRTWHEQAKGVEIWQKLHLVLVYSTEILVSIKLTQSPFNIGLLINLSPFTKEQVQDLAQRHGLDWTDGKNVESLMSMVGGYPYLVRLAFYHLVGKGGLEGDLEQLLQQAPTETGIYHEYLRQFVLTLRDQPDLGDAFDEVINTTNYVKLEPALAYKLQSMGLINLEGDRSIPACELYRLYFRQYLKTSAQNSGCNSTATFDRKLRSEKGNDIPK, from the coding sequence ATGACTATAGATGAAGCAGTACTGCTGCTAAAAGCCAGTCAAGCAACCGGTTTAACAACGCTCCAAGAGATCGTATTACGTTCTTCCTGGGAAGGAAAAACCTATACCAATATAGCCAGTGAAGCTCACTACGGCGAGGAACGTGTCAGGAAAGTTGCTGCTCATTTATGGCAAGTACTGAGTGATTTTTGCAAAGAACCGATAAATCAATCCAACTTCCGCCAGACTCTAGAAAATCACCATCTTAGCAAAGCCCATCAGCAGTTAGTTAAAGAATTCAACAAAGCAGCTACGGCTATATCCTTAGAATTTCCTAGTGGGCCAGTATCTCTTAATTCCCGATTCTACATCCCTCGTTTGCCAATTGAGGAACTCGCCTACGCAGAAATGGCTGAACCTGGGAGTGTCGTTTGCATCAAAGCACCTAAAAAGATGGGGAAAAGCTCTCTAATTTTGCGGTTGCTTGCACGCGCTAACAATCAAGGTTTTCGCACCGTAACCTTGAACTTTCAGCAAGCAGATAAAGCAGTATTTGCCAGTTTGGATAAATTTTTGCGCTGGTTCTGTGCCAATGTCAGTCGGGAGTTACAGCTAGAACCAAAACTGAATGATTATTGGGATGAAGATATGGGTAGCAAAGTGAGTTGCTCTATCTATTTCCAACAGTATTTACTCTCGGCGCTGGAAAGTCCCCTTGTGTTGGTATTGAATGATCTGGATTGGGTGTTTGAATATCAGGAAATTGCTGGAGAATTACCATCACTGATCCGAACTTGGCATGAACAGGCCAAAGGCGTAGAAATTTGGCAAAAACTGCACCTGGTTCTGGTTTACTCAACTGAAATACTTGTTTCCATAAAACTGACTCAATCGCCATTTAATATTGGTTTGCTAATAAATTTATCTCCCTTTACGAAAGAGCAAGTGCAGGATTTAGCACAACGTCACGGCTTGGATTGGACAGATGGTAAAAACGTCGAGAGTTTGATGTCAATGGTGGGAGGATATCCTTATTTAGTGCGATTGGCTTTTTATCACCTTGTGGGTAAAGGGGGACTAGAAGGGGATTTAGAACAGCTATTGCAACAAGCACCCACAGAAACAGGAATTTATCACGAGTATTTAAGGCAGTTTGTCTTAACACTACGAGATCAGCCAGATTTGGGAGATGCTTTTGATGAAGTAATTAATACTACAAATTATGTGAAATTAGAGCCAGCATTGGCATATAAATTACAGAGTATGGGGCTAATTAATTTAGAAGGCGATCGCAGTATTCCTGCGTGTGAATTATATCGTTTATATTTCCGACAATATTTGAAAACAAGTGCTCAAAATTCTGGTTGTAATTCAACAGCAACTTTTGACAGAAAGTTGAGAAGCGAAAAGGGAAATGATATACCAAAATGA
- a CDS encoding transposase, translated as MNNYDPQPKNNKPKYKGKYRIDSTRLPAWSYASNAGYFLTICTDGKKCFFGEVVQGKMQLSPIGEIAQKLWYEIPNHFSNCQIDSFCVMPNHIHGILIINQTQENLVAEEVVGKEDVGDLTGLMEEDAIHRVSTRGDRQRGGVTGLFNPMIV; from the coding sequence ATGAATAATTACGATCCTCAACCAAAAAACAACAAACCTAAATACAAAGGTAAATATCGAATTGATTCAACACGTTTACCAGCATGGAGTTATGCTAGCAATGCTGGATATTTCCTTACTATTTGCACGGATGGTAAGAAATGCTTTTTTGGTGAGGTTGTGCAGGGTAAAATGCAGCTATCACCAATTGGAGAAATTGCTCAGAAATTGTGGTACGAGATTCCTAATCATTTTTCTAATTGCCAGATAGATTCGTTTTGCGTCATGCCTAATCATATTCACGGGATTCTGATTATTAATCAAACACAAGAGAATCTTGTTGCAGAGGAGGTTGTTGGTAAAGAAGATGTGGGTGATTTGACTGGTTTGATGGAAGAAGACGCGATTCATCGCGTCTCTACAAGGGGGGATCGTCAACGGGGTGGGGTTACTGGGTTATTTAACCCGATGATTGTCTAA
- a CDS encoding FUSC family protein, translated as MQSTDKRPLSWLFEQFQLKPGKPAIFSGLRSLFVLGVPIGVGIITGHAAASAIATMAAWFVGMVNVDGAYRQRATAMITATIGVTLMFVIASLVSSHLWLAVPTTFLVIFIAGLASLYGNVAASVSLVTSIMFVISLARFASYSNLSTLIQQSALCLAGGTWTTALSLGLWVVRPDVPAMQIVANCYLSLSKFVDLESQRTLNPKARQQWAQQFLQAQDTIIQDLTAARSVWTTIWTRQKGTNLRGNYLLVLIEDVNQIVNSVVALSELLAIASEHQVFSRLQKEIQQVIEQLAIALQMLSQAITKGKNSPHLGDLDRSVEALEHHRQVLRSQVLNKTINVQPDSYSDLINLEKITTSLRKLAQQIHTDADIVTDLIQGKQPSIAQRDISPPAQPERTAIIDTLRNNFTFDSVLFRHALRLALITTFAELIASLLQLPRGYWITLTALVALKPNFGGTSQTTLQSVIGTILGGIIGIILVLLVKSQLAIAVCFLLLVFVAMSVRSLSYSIFTILLTPAIILLLNIISAGGWRVGALRIFDSLAGGGLALLGSYLLFPRWERQQLPAQLEKTIRANLAYFQQVIANYMHPEQNASADSINMLRHQAALENANANAAAQRLFSEPRHIQGEIEPVMTLMAYIRGFFSSVTTLAEHLREFSGEYQFVELKRLTDTIVQVLENLADALRQGQPPQPLPALDSYLEAIHNQIEQLHTARLLEIATNFHSLTPTLQAVREQTPLSTELDRIVNEIKVMHCVIARLQE; from the coding sequence ATGCAATCTACAGATAAACGTCCTCTCAGTTGGTTGTTTGAGCAGTTTCAACTCAAACCAGGTAAGCCCGCCATTTTCTCAGGATTGCGTAGCCTTTTTGTACTGGGTGTCCCGATTGGAGTTGGAATCATTACTGGCCACGCGGCTGCAAGTGCGATCGCCACTATGGCGGCTTGGTTCGTTGGCATGGTAAATGTTGACGGAGCCTATCGCCAGAGAGCGACTGCGATGATTACAGCTACGATTGGGGTAACTTTGATGTTCGTGATCGCCAGTCTGGTTAGCAGTCATCTCTGGTTAGCTGTGCCGACAACATTCTTGGTGATATTTATAGCAGGTTTAGCAAGTCTCTATGGCAACGTGGCTGCATCTGTCAGCTTAGTTACTTCGATCATGTTTGTGATTTCGCTTGCTAGATTCGCTTCATATTCCAATTTGTCTACTCTTATCCAGCAATCTGCGCTATGTCTGGCTGGTGGAACATGGACAACCGCGCTCTCATTAGGACTGTGGGTGGTGCGTCCTGATGTACCTGCAATGCAGATAGTCGCTAACTGTTATCTCTCGTTGAGCAAATTCGTAGATTTGGAAAGCCAAAGAACATTAAATCCAAAGGCTCGTCAGCAGTGGGCACAGCAATTTTTGCAAGCTCAGGATACCATTATCCAGGATTTGACAGCTGCCCGTAGCGTCTGGACAACTATATGGACTAGGCAAAAAGGAACTAACCTGCGGGGAAATTACTTACTGGTGTTAATCGAGGATGTAAATCAAATTGTCAATTCTGTTGTAGCACTGAGCGAACTGTTAGCGATCGCATCCGAACATCAAGTATTTTCTCGATTACAGAAAGAAATTCAGCAAGTGATCGAACAGTTGGCAATTGCTCTGCAAATGTTGTCACAAGCAATCACCAAAGGAAAAAACTCACCTCACTTGGGGGATCTGGATCGGAGTGTTGAAGCACTGGAACACCACCGGCAAGTTTTGCGCTCTCAAGTCCTGAATAAAACGATAAATGTTCAGCCAGATAGCTATTCCGATCTAATCAACCTTGAGAAGATTACAACCAGTCTTAGAAAGCTGGCACAGCAAATTCATACTGATGCAGATATTGTTACAGATTTAATCCAGGGAAAACAGCCTAGCATTGCCCAGCGAGACATTTCCCCCCCAGCCCAACCAGAGCGGACTGCAATTATTGATACACTGCGGAATAACTTCACTTTTGATTCAGTCCTTTTTCGTCATGCGTTGCGCCTAGCACTGATCACAACTTTTGCTGAATTGATAGCGTCGTTATTGCAACTACCTAGAGGCTACTGGATCACGCTTACAGCTCTTGTCGCACTCAAGCCCAACTTTGGTGGAACATCGCAGACAACATTACAAAGCGTCATCGGTACTATTTTGGGGGGAATTATTGGTATTATTTTGGTTTTACTAGTTAAGAGTCAATTGGCGATCGCAGTTTGTTTCTTGCTGCTGGTGTTTGTGGCGATGTCGGTGCGATCGTTAAGCTATAGCATATTCACTATACTGCTGACTCCCGCCATCATCTTGCTACTCAACATTATTAGTGCAGGTGGCTGGAGGGTTGGAGCATTGCGGATTTTCGATAGCTTGGCTGGGGGTGGTTTAGCACTGCTTGGCAGCTATTTGCTTTTCCCCCGTTGGGAACGACAGCAACTTCCTGCACAACTGGAAAAGACAATTAGAGCCAATCTTGCCTACTTTCAGCAAGTAATAGCTAACTATATGCATCCAGAACAGAATGCATCTGCTGATTCTATCAATATGCTACGCCATCAAGCAGCACTAGAGAACGCCAACGCTAACGCCGCCGCTCAACGATTGTTCAGCGAACCTCGTCACATTCAGGGAGAAATTGAACCTGTAATGACGCTGATGGCATACATTCGGGGCTTTTTCAGTTCGGTGACAACTTTGGCAGAACATCTGCGGGAATTTAGCGGCGAGTACCAATTTGTTGAACTGAAGCGGCTTACTGATACCATTGTCCAAGTTTTGGAAAACTTAGCAGATGCCCTTCGGCAAGGACAGCCACCCCAACCGTTACCAGCGCTGGATAGCTATCTCGAAGCAATTCACAACCAAATTGAACAGCTACATACTGCTCGGTTATTAGAGATTGCCACAAATTTCCACAGTTTAACTCCCACATTACAAGCTGTTCGAGAACAAACTCCTCTATCTACAGAACTGGATCGAATTGTTAATGAAATTAAAGTTATGCACTGTGTAATTGCTCGTCTGCAAGAATAA
- a CDS encoding DoxX family protein: MIYKFASGVAIAFFLAAFNFPQLGPYLLSSLYHLYPDGFPGLALLLLRVSLGWLFILHGYPKITHLQQWAESVKMPVFLCFLSAASMLGGGIFLIVGFLTLLATLPILGSMIFAIYLEVSGSKPFVAQDPYLIPENQYKGPLGKGEPPSWEKAFMYCVMLIAIAVLGPGAYSLDALIFGR; this comes from the coding sequence ATGATTTATAAATTTGCCAGTGGTGTAGCGATCGCCTTTTTTCTAGCTGCATTTAATTTTCCGCAGCTAGGGCCATACCTATTAAGTTCACTTTATCATCTGTATCCTGACGGATTCCCCGGATTGGCACTTTTACTACTAAGAGTTAGCCTTGGCTGGTTATTCATCCTCCACGGCTATCCAAAGATAACGCATCTTCAACAGTGGGCTGAGTCTGTAAAAATGCCTGTCTTTCTTTGCTTTTTATCAGCTGCATCCATGTTAGGTGGCGGAATTTTTCTGATTGTGGGATTCCTGACCCTCTTGGCGACATTGCCCATTCTCGGCTCAATGATTTTTGCGATATATTTAGAAGTCTCTGGAAGTAAACCTTTTGTAGCCCAAGATCCATACTTAATTCCAGAAAACCAGTATAAAGGCCCTTTAGGAAAAGGCGAACCGCCAAGTTGGGAAAAAGCTTTTATGTATTGCGTCATGCTGATTGCGATCGCCGTTTTAGGCCCTGGAGCATATTCACTGGATGCTCTGATTTTTGGCCGGTGA
- a CDS encoding SMP-30/gluconolactonase/LRE family protein, protein MTEAIEIFDDRLRAIIPPDASLQKLANGAVHSEGAVYFHEDDSVVWSDAHGNRLLRWSATENVSVLRDPSDYQSGNYRDLKGRLVACSSGLRAIIRREDDGEWKVLVDRYQGKRLNSPNDLVVKSDGTIWFTDPPYGITEPNQGYGGEQEQPGSYVYRFDPATGEISPIVTDMVRPNGLAFSPDESLLYVSDTAAFNIPGGPHHIRVYEVVDVGVARRRHRHVKNGRVFCVIDPGQPDGFRVDEHGNVFTSSQDSVQIYAPDGTQLGKILLPETSTNLTFGGKQGDRLFITAGHSLYAIDLNTRGVQQ, encoded by the coding sequence ATGACTGAAGCCATTGAAATTTTTGACGATCGCCTGCGTGCTATTATACCTCCAGATGCTTCACTCCAAAAGCTTGCCAACGGTGCAGTCCATAGCGAAGGCGCTGTTTACTTCCATGAAGATGACAGTGTTGTGTGGAGTGATGCTCACGGCAACCGTTTATTACGCTGGAGTGCTACTGAGAACGTAAGTGTCCTCCGAGATCCATCTGATTACCAAAGCGGTAATTACCGAGACTTAAAGGGTCGTCTAGTTGCTTGTTCCTCCGGTTTGCGTGCGATTATCCGACGCGAAGACGATGGTGAATGGAAGGTTTTAGTTGATCGCTACCAAGGCAAACGTCTGAACAGTCCAAATGATTTAGTAGTGAAAAGTGACGGCACAATTTGGTTTACTGATCCGCCTTATGGGATCACCGAGCCAAATCAAGGTTATGGCGGCGAACAAGAACAACCCGGAAGTTATGTGTATCGCTTTGACCCTGCTACTGGTGAAATTTCTCCGATAGTAACAGACATGGTGCGCCCGAATGGGCTGGCTTTCAGTCCAGACGAAAGCCTTTTGTATGTTTCAGATACAGCCGCGTTTAATATACCTGGGGGGCCTCATCATATTCGCGTGTATGAGGTCGTGGACGTAGGCGTAGCCCGTCGTAGACATCGCCATGTGAAGAATGGCCGTGTATTCTGTGTCATCGATCCAGGACAACCTGATGGATTTCGGGTTGACGAACATGGCAATGTTTTTACTAGTTCCCAGGATAGCGTGCAGATATACGCCCCTGATGGCACTCAGTTAGGAAAAATTCTCCTACCGGAGACATCCACTAACCTAACTTTCGGTGGGAAGCAAGGCGATCGCTTGTTTATCACAGCCGGTCATTCCTTATATGCTATCGACCTTAATACCCGTGGTGTACAGCAATGA
- a CDS encoding Rieske 2Fe-2S domain-containing protein has product MKQIEAVVANINDLNDGEMRQVAIGETEILLTRLDGKFHAVGAHCSHYKAPLAEGGTEWTSCCLPLAQCLF; this is encoded by the coding sequence ATGAAACAGATAGAAGCAGTTGTTGCCAATATAAATGATCTAAATGATGGTGAAATGCGACAGGTAGCTATCGGCGAGACAGAAATTTTACTGACCCGATTAGATGGAAAGTTTCATGCCGTCGGCGCACACTGCTCTCATTATAAAGCGCCACTGGCAGAGGGGGGTACTGAGTGGACATCATGTTGTTTGCCCCTGGCACAATGCCTATTTTGA
- a CDS encoding FAD-dependent oxidoreductase encodes MTSGDQLEPPGLDSLACYQVRIEGENVIVSVPEETTGLRSPAMVQFNPNADGRTFVILGAGAAGVHAAETLRVAGYQGRIVMITQDNKLPYDRTKLSKDYFIGETSSEEMPLRPPDFYKEHAIEVLLNKRVEQVQTTAKAITFTDSASGSDAGASGDSLNYDALLVATGGKPLQLDIPGADLQNILTLRSFDDTDRILTLSKQKGQAVVIGSSFIGMETAAGLSQHGLQVTVVSPDSVPFKKTLGEEIGKIFQQVHEENGVSFKLGRKAVQFEGSDKVEAVILDNGDRLKADIVIVGIGVQPATDFLEGIDLHPKDGSVVVDEYLRAGDGIYAAGDIARYPDWRTSESLRVEHWRVAAQQGRIAAHNMAGKAVKFRGLPLFWTMQFKFPLRYIGHAESWDEIIVDGDLQKQEFIAFYVKNNQVLAVATSHKDTETAAMSELMRLNQMLTVEELRRGTVDLIQRQPVNNKQ; translated from the coding sequence GTGACCAGTGGGGATCAACTAGAACCACCTGGCTTGGATTCTTTAGCCTGTTATCAGGTACGGATTGAAGGTGAAAACGTCATTGTCAGCGTCCCAGAGGAAACAACGGGATTGCGATCGCCTGCAATGGTACAATTTAACCCCAACGCTGATGGACGCACATTTGTGATCTTAGGCGCAGGGGCGGCGGGTGTCCATGCCGCAGAAACTTTGCGAGTAGCTGGATATCAAGGGCGAATCGTCATGATCACTCAGGATAACAAGCTACCCTACGATCGCACCAAGCTGAGTAAAGACTACTTCATTGGTGAAACATCCTCAGAGGAAATGCCCCTGCGACCGCCAGATTTCTACAAAGAACACGCAATTGAAGTACTGTTGAATAAGCGAGTTGAACAGGTGCAAACAACGGCAAAAGCGATCACCTTTACCGATAGCGCAAGCGGTAGCGACGCAGGAGCGTCTGGTGATTCCTTGAATTATGATGCCTTGCTGGTAGCAACAGGAGGAAAACCACTCCAGCTAGATATTCCCGGTGCAGACTTGCAAAATATTCTCACATTACGCAGTTTTGATGATACTGATCGCATTTTGACACTGAGCAAGCAAAAAGGACAAGCGGTAGTCATTGGCTCCAGTTTTATCGGCATGGAAACAGCAGCTGGGCTGAGTCAGCACGGCTTACAAGTAACTGTTGTTTCACCGGATTCTGTACCTTTTAAGAAAACCCTTGGTGAGGAAATTGGCAAAATATTTCAGCAAGTTCATGAGGAAAACGGTGTTTCCTTTAAGTTAGGTAGGAAAGCGGTTCAATTTGAAGGTAGTGACAAGGTAGAAGCTGTAATTTTAGATAATGGCGATCGCCTCAAAGCAGATATAGTAATTGTCGGAATTGGTGTACAGCCTGCAACAGACTTTCTTGAAGGGATCGATTTGCATCCCAAAGATGGCAGTGTTGTTGTTGATGAATACTTGCGTGCAGGTGATGGCATCTATGCCGCAGGCGATATTGCCCGTTATCCCGATTGGCGCACAAGTGAATCACTTCGGGTTGAACATTGGCGAGTCGCAGCACAGCAGGGGCGAATTGCAGCTCATAACATGGCAGGGAAAGCAGTTAAATTTAGAGGGCTTCCTTTGTTTTGGACGATGCAATTCAAGTTTCCCTTGCGCTACATTGGCCACGCCGAAAGTTGGGATGAGATAATTGTAGATGGGGATTTGCAAAAACAGGAATTTATTGCTTTCTACGTCAAAAACAATCAAGTCTTGGCAGTTGCAACCAGTCATAAAGATACGGAAACAGCAGCTATGTCAGAATTGATGCGCTTGAACCAGATGTTAACTGTTGAGGAATTACGGCGTGGTACAGTTGATTTGATTCAAAGACAGCCAGTTAATAACAAGCAATAG
- a CDS encoding GMC oxidoreductase, with protein MTNITEHYDIIIIGTGAGGGTLAHRLAPTGKKILVLERGDFLPREKANWSPGEVYQKHRYHADEEWYNKEGKTFKPQTGYWVGGNTKLYGAALIRLRERDFERVIHKGGISPEWPLKYSNFEPYYTQAEKLYDVHGKQGEDPTEPPRSEPYPYEPVSHEPDMQELADGIRELGYYPFHLPLGLKLNESDRTKSPCIRCDTFDGYPCLVDAKADADVNAIRPSREMYANFTLLTNAKVLRLHTSESGREVTSVETEIAGESHWFAGDIVVVACGSINSALLLLRSANDKHPNGLANSSDQVGRNYMKQLETAIVSIHLNVNRANFQKTIAVNDFYWGEPDFPYPMGMVQNTGNVLADMIPAEAPPLMAPFIKLIPEYERHLLAERSVGWWLQTEDLPDPNNRIRVVGDKTYIDYTLNNTEAGDRLIHRWTSVLKSIPNSAKHVLPFSIYPRTTIPEQAVAHQCGTCRFGTDPKTSVLDINCRTHDVDNLYVVDSSFFPSNSGANPTLTIMANALRVGDRIAERLKSKGET; from the coding sequence ATGACAAACATCACTGAACACTACGACATCATCATCATCGGTACGGGAGCCGGTGGAGGGACACTGGCTCACCGCCTCGCACCCACAGGTAAAAAAATTCTAGTGCTGGAACGAGGCGACTTTTTACCGAGAGAGAAAGCTAACTGGAGTCCAGGGGAGGTTTATCAAAAACATCGCTACCACGCAGATGAGGAATGGTATAACAAGGAAGGCAAAACCTTTAAACCGCAGACAGGCTACTGGGTTGGCGGCAATACCAAACTCTACGGTGCAGCCTTGATTAGATTACGCGAGCGAGATTTTGAAAGGGTAATTCACAAGGGAGGAATTTCTCCAGAATGGCCACTCAAGTACTCAAACTTTGAGCCGTACTATACCCAGGCAGAAAAGCTGTATGATGTGCATGGTAAGCAAGGGGAAGACCCAACCGAACCACCTCGCAGCGAACCATATCCCTATGAGCCAGTGAGTCATGAGCCGGATATGCAGGAATTGGCTGATGGCATCCGCGAACTAGGTTACTACCCATTTCATCTACCACTGGGATTAAAACTCAATGAAAGCGATCGCACTAAAAGTCCCTGTATTCGCTGCGATACTTTTGATGGATACCCTTGTCTGGTAGATGCAAAAGCCGATGCTGATGTTAACGCCATTCGTCCCAGCCGCGAAATGTATGCTAATTTTACCCTTTTAACTAATGCTAAAGTCTTACGGCTGCATACCAGTGAGTCGGGGCGAGAGGTTACGAGTGTAGAAACTGAAATTGCCGGAGAGTCACATTGGTTCGCAGGTGATATTGTAGTTGTTGCCTGTGGCTCTATCAACTCGGCTCTCTTGCTTTTACGATCTGCTAATGACAAACATCCCAATGGATTGGCAAACAGTTCCGATCAGGTGGGGCGGAATTATATGAAACAGTTGGAAACTGCGATCGTTTCCATACATCTAAATGTAAATCGCGCCAACTTTCAGAAAACGATCGCCGTCAACGATTTTTATTGGGGAGAGCCGGATTTTCCTTATCCAATGGGAATGGTGCAAAATACTGGCAATGTCCTAGCTGATATGATTCCCGCCGAGGCTCCGCCGCTGATGGCTCCGTTTATTAAACTAATTCCTGAATATGAGCGGCATTTGCTTGCTGAAAGATCAGTGGGCTGGTGGTTGCAAACAGAAGATTTACCAGACCCGAATAATCGGATTCGGGTAGTGGGTGACAAAACTTATATTGACTATACACTGAACAATACCGAAGCAGGCGATCGCTTAATCCATCGTTGGACATCTGTACTCAAGTCAATTCCTAACTCCGCTAAACACGTCCTACCATTTAGTATTTATCCCCGCACTACTATACCAGAACAAGCAGTTGCCCATCAATGCGGTACTTGTCGATTTGGCACAGATCCTAAAACCTCAGTCCTTGACATCAATTGCCGTACCCATGATGTCGATAATCTCTATGTGGTTGATAGTAGTTTCTTTCCCTCAAATTCAGGTGCTAACCCGACATTAACAATTATGGCGAATGCATTGCGGGTTGGCGACCGCATAGCTGAACGCTTGAAATCAAAAGGAGAAACATGA